CCcggattaaatatttaaatatttaatttgtgctgaaaaaataagaaattgaaaGTTAGTCACAGGACTACAGGAGTCAAATAGCATCTTAAAAAATAATCACCTAAATATTTTGAAGGTATATGACTAATAAATCTTTAAGGTTGACTCTTGCCTTGGGTTGAAATTGGGTTGTCAACTAGCTCTTTGTCCATTGTGATGCATCTATCCCATCATATTACAAGACAAATAAACATTTAAATGAAAACACAGCCTGCACATAACAGtaccattgattttttttttttattaaaaaaaaaaggtcaaaCCCACATCCAAAACGAGGGCACAGCAGGATATCTTGTTTGTATGGACTCCATCATTTCAATTCCCAAAAATAATCTAAAAGCACAGCCATAGACCAAGTTACCTGTAAATAAGTAAATTATTAAAGAGGTGAAAAAGAGACACTACAAGAAATCATGAAACGAAAAACCAAATAAAGGGCACTGATGAAATTCAAATATTCAATGCTTAGATTCCATCTAGTAAATTATAATGTTACATCTTCACGGTTGAAATGGCCTCATTTTTAGCCATATAGGTCTAGGAAATTCTAATAATTATGATAAATGTAGGTAATCCctataaattgtaatttttattaaACTCGTTTTGATCTAATCagtcataaaaaaaatccaataatTTGGTGAATCAACCAAGTCGAGTCATTAGCAAGACCAAGCTCGCAACAAATCCACCTTAGTTAAGTTCTTAGAGTGCTCCATtaaatgaattatattattttgtataccaaaatcaattattaaaatcagtcatcagtataaaatatatattaacatataaatatacgttaaaaataaattaaatcatatatatatttatacacaaatattttgatgactaattttaatagttgattttaatatacaaataatatttttatcattaaatagACTGCATATATCAAAacagttttcgaaatttaattgtatgaattatatttttaaaattgatacaaatattttatgttagtatctttatatttttttatcgaaTGAATGACTACTCATTCTATTAGAAACTAATTTATCAATCTCAAAGACATAAttagtattattaaaattaatttggcgaggtttaattaaaattaatgttgTAGGGTTCGAGTAATTCATATCGAATCATGTATATTTTATGTTAAAGGaaatttaatcaaaatataaTTGTTGAGTGTTAAACCTAATATATTTAAGATAAGTGTTTATTCTTTGTGAGTAAAATCTTCAACACTAGTTTAAAATGCTCCAATGAAAAAGGTATtagtaactttttttaaaaaaaaaaaaacaaaaaaaaagcaaagaaagaaatggCCCCATGATGAAAAATATGAGGTGGTGAATGATGGTGACACGATTTGGAAATTGATTAGAAATGTTGTCGAAGGAAGTCAAAGTAGAATACATACAAAAAACAGCCACAACACCTCCCCTTCCTTTAAAGTCAAATAGGGGGATTATACGTCACAACAACCTGCCTCATCTGCTCCACTCTTAAATTTCCtatccttctttctctttcttcattattcATACCCTCCTCCTCTTAGTTTCCAAAGTCCAAAttcctaataaataataaatggttgagtcaacaacaaatgcattgatgacgatgatgatggagGAGGAAGTCATACTAATGTCttctaattctaattctaattcCAATTCCAATTCTTCTTGTTCAGAAGGGTCAGAGGATGATGACCTTGTTAAAGAGCTTTTAGATGATGccactcctcttcttcttccgccTTCGGACCACTACAACACAATAATAAGGCCGCCGCCTTCTGACGGTGACGGTGATGATTATGACCACGCCATTAACAGCTTCATATCCAACATTTACTCAGGTCCGACAATCTCAGACTTTGAAAATGCTTTGTCAGTGATCAATAATAGTAACAACCACCAAAGCGATCAGCATTTGGAACACCTCTCATCAGCAAGGTATATTTAATTTGTATTCATCAATAGAATTAATGTAGTGTTAACTTTGTGAATTGGACtccattttttttatgaatatgtTGTTTCAGGGTTTCCATATTGGAAAGGGGTTTGAGTAAAATTGAGAACAAGTATACGCTCAAATTCAAGTGCTTTGGCAATGGGATGGGTGATGATGGATATAAGTGGAGGAAGTATGGTCAAAAATCTATTAAGAATAGCCCAAATCCTAGGTAATACTGATTCTTTCTTCTACGTATTTATTTGATTTCTTTTGTGATACACCAAAAATGAGCATTATTCACATTTGGGTTCCTCTGTTTAACTTAACACATTGCACACAATTTATGCATTCTTAAAATTCTTTGTTGAAACAAAATTAGTTCCACCGAgtggttagatgatttgactcatttaattaaatttttatttagtaaCTCTTAATTATTAACTTAACGCAAATTCGAGTATATCTGATTTTTCACCTTTCCAATTTCCATCTCTTGCAAAGCTCATTCCCTAAGCTACTCCAATAAAATTTGAACTCGATATACATTGCCAGTGCCAGAAAACATGTTAGTTATTGTCAAATGTACTATTAGATTTTACGATAAATTCTGATGGTAATAAGTGTAAATGTGCGATTTAATTGGATGCATAAACCATCAtcagtaataaaattcttttcgGACTAAAAATTCTgactttcatatatatatatatatatttggtaatTTTTGTTACACAATTAACCATTACAATTGTTTGCAGCAACACCTTAAACATTCAAATCAATAGTGAATGGATATATTATTTGATATGGAGGAGGAatgttatatgtattatttttgtatatatctTTTTTCTATATGTATTATTCAAAAAGATAAAGATTTATATTCTAAATAATACTAGAGAAATAATTAACACTATAATAGTTAATTTCAGTTAATATTATAGTAAATTATTAAACAAGTCTAATATCAAATCCACTATATAtgaaattttattgaattaaaatttggatatatttttttagttgagtTTTAGATATTATtgtttttaagaatttaaatattttttatattaaatattaattgtaatattagTTGTATAATATTGGTTAACTCCTAAAATTTCCTCTTATTTTTTATATCGTCATAAAAAAATGTATCCAAAACGTGAAACAaacatgatttatttatttaatttttgtgtcACATAGATTTACTAAAAACACTGATAAATATCCTTGGTAATCAGCAGTACTAATTACCAAATATTGGGATTTTCAATGAACGGTATTTTTGATAGATTTATGATGGGGGATAGAAAATGgtataaaaactaaaaagggtAAGACGGTGAAGAATATTTGTACACTTCAATCAGATTGCTATGGTATTCACGATTTCACGTTATAGCAATTGATGTGACAAATTGGGTTGAAAGTTGCATCTCAAAATTAATTTCCTCGGACTAGACACCCTAAATCATCCATCTTTCTCATTAAAACTTGTCTATCTTGAGTAACTTCAGTACTGTAGATTTTCAAGATACCTAATCCTTGTTCATATTCACGTTGTCCACCAAATGCAAGCTCAAAATTAACTTATTAAGGCTACCTTAATGACTAACAGTTTTTCTTTATTCAGATGACCACTAAaacaaattcttttaaaaattattaattaagaacTTTAATTAAGCTTAGCAATgtctttattaataaaaatatttttaaaattttatatttaacaacAACAAATATCTTTGAAACATTTATTAATAAGAccttaagaaaataaataaaaatattatttacacattGAAGATCAACTACGGTATATTTGTCATATATTAATGtattgttttataattttatattttaatatatattttatatgaatgacgaatttaataattaatttttaatgtatatgtCACGTGGTTAAAAACATAATTCTATTAGCCTAATTCCATGATAGCTTTCATGTCCTATATCGAAAGAAATAATTAggtaaataaacaaaaaacacaaTTAACAAGACCCTAATTTATATAGTTAGCCCTTTTGGGTGAGTAGCACTGTATAGCTTTTTGGCAACACAATTTTATGTTGTGAGCTTATTGAAATTCCTCGCACACTTAAACATTCAGATAAACAGTAATGTTACAGGGTCAgtagattttatcattttagaCTATCAGCTAGtcatcattaatttttttttatacgtaAGTATAAACAAAGCCCCAAATGCAACAGTGTTAAAAGCCAAATGTTAGCTAGAATTTGTTGAAATTTGCTGCCCTTGAGACTTTTCCTTCTCCTAAATTAGGAGTATGCCATCTTATGCGCTTGACCTATCactctgtgtgtgtgttaataACAGAATTCTTTTAATAATTCTATCCGTGTAACAATAGTTTTCTTCTTTGCTACTAAGTTACGAAaagacatatatatacatatagcaAATTTAAATAACTAACGGATATAATAAATTCAGACTTAAATGCATAAATCACTCTAGAAATAT
The sequence above is drawn from the Arachis hypogaea cultivar Tifrunner chromosome 4, arahy.Tifrunner.gnm2.J5K5, whole genome shotgun sequence genome and encodes:
- the LOC112796944 gene encoding probable WRKY transcription factor 49 → MVESTTNALMTMMMEEEVILMSSNSNSNSNSNSSCSEGSEDDDLVKELLDDATPLLLPPSDHYNTIIRPPPSDGDGDDYDHAINSFISNIYSGPTISDFENALSVINNSNNHQSDQHLEHLSSARVSILERGLSKIENKYTLKFKCFGNGMGDDGYKWRKYGQKSIKNSPNPRSYYRCTNPRCSAKKQVERSNEDPDTLIITYEGLHLHFAYPHFLTGQPHQSQSDPPIKKPKPMPTASPENKAQEILEAKDVQANPTLGLIQTTLTDSQEDMANVNLGSQGLLEDMVPFMVRNPHNNGNSTNSLFSCSSQPTTPPSLWFPNYSTSCHTVGLNFSN